The following are encoded in a window of Candidatus Eremiobacterota bacterium genomic DNA:
- a CDS encoding alpha/beta hydrolase-fold protein translates to MVIKETIYSESLKGDRDIYIYLPPGYEEESDREYAVLYMQDGQNIFSEYGDAPVRWDVDTTATDLIGSGEIEELIIVGVSNSEWRDDEYTPTADAGEGTGGYADDYMEFLIDELKDHIDSHYRVKPFRHDTAIAGSSLGGLLSLYAAIQYPDYFGKIAAISPALWWDEHIIFSMAKEWPVTPDELRVWIDIGYNEDEEDDEDGGEDAEVGSGSENDEDAGVDEDAGDDEDAEDDEDAEEEDVEEVDEEEEDAGDDDGSAGDDSSEASGDEDDVDSVEDARTLRAILVEKGFVEGKNLLYFEDPWGHHDEISWGGRIGLVLKFLFGVSREAPGDDDDDLE, encoded by the coding sequence GTGACAGGGAGTATGCGGTCCTCTACATGCAGGATGGACAGAATATTTTCAGCGAATACGGCGATGCCCCGGTCCGCTGGGATGTGGATACCACAGCCACCGACCTGATAGGGAGCGGCGAGATCGAGGAGCTCATCATCGTGGGAGTCTCAAACTCGGAATGGAGAGACGACGAGTATACGCCCACCGCCGACGCCGGCGAAGGCACAGGCGGATATGCCGACGACTACATGGAGTTTCTCATAGATGAGCTGAAGGATCATATCGACAGCCACTACCGCGTGAAGCCATTCAGGCACGACACTGCAATTGCGGGCTCTTCACTCGGAGGGCTCCTCTCGCTCTACGCGGCCATTCAATACCCTGACTACTTCGGGAAAATAGCAGCTATCTCGCCTGCCCTCTGGTGGGATGAGCACATTATTTTCTCCATGGCAAAAGAGTGGCCCGTCACTCCCGATGAGCTCAGGGTATGGATAGACATAGGGTACAACGAGGATGAGGAAGACGATGAGGATGGCGGCGAGGACGCCGAGGTGGGCTCAGGCAGTGAGAATGACGAAGATGCAGGAGTTGACGAAGACGCAGGAGATGACGAAGACGCTGAAGATGACGAAGACGCTGAAGAGGAAGACGTCGAAGAGGTAGACGAAGAGGAGGAAGATGCCGGAGACGATGACGGGAGCGCCGGAGATGACAGCAGTGAAGCCTCCGGAGACGAAGACGACGTTGATTCCGTTGAAGATGCGAGGACCCTCAGGGCAATTCTGGTAGAAAAAGGCTTTGTGGAAGGCAAAAACCTGCTTTACTTCGAGGACCCCTGGGGGCACCATGACGAGATCTCCTGGGGAGGCAGGATCGGCCTGGTGCTCAAGTTTCTCTTCGGAGTCTCACGGGAAGCCCCTGGAGACGACGATGATGACCTCGAGTGA
- a CDS encoding class I SAM-dependent methyltransferase has product MVAEKYTQAFSLQASLKHYYSIHSLFYDLSRPLFLFERERAARRIRVPEGGTVMEVGCGTGFNLDTLVQAAGPSGHVIALDLSPSMLAVARRKAGRRKWLTLSLVEGDAADFTPARKADAILFSYSLSMIGNWKKALDKCLCSLREGGQLVVLDFYRWEVLRSLYPLWEKWLSLNHVHIPEEPLRYLMERAGSSCLSIYRKGYNCILEATL; this is encoded by the coding sequence ATGGTGGCGGAAAAATATACTCAGGCTTTTTCACTTCAGGCATCGCTGAAACACTATTACAGTATTCACAGCCTCTTTTATGATCTCTCCAGGCCCCTCTTCCTTTTTGAGAGAGAGCGGGCCGCCCGCAGGATCCGCGTGCCCGAGGGAGGTACCGTCATGGAGGTAGGGTGCGGTACAGGCTTCAACCTTGATACGCTGGTCCAGGCCGCTGGTCCCTCGGGCCATGTCATTGCCCTTGACCTTTCCCCTTCAATGCTTGCCGTGGCAAGAAGGAAAGCAGGCCGGAGAAAATGGCTCACCCTGTCCCTTGTAGAAGGTGATGCCGCCGATTTCACCCCGGCGCGGAAAGCCGACGCCATTCTTTTCAGCTACTCCCTCTCCATGATTGGAAACTGGAAAAAGGCCCTGGACAAATGCCTGTGCTCGCTCAGGGAAGGAGGGCAGCTCGTGGTGCTTGACTTTTACCGGTGGGAGGTGCTGAGGAGCCTATATCCGCTCTGGGAAAAATGGCTCTCCCTCAACCATGTCCATATCCCGGAAGAGCCGCTCCGCTACCTCATGGAGCGGGCTGGCTCCTCCTGCCTCTCCATCTACAGGAAAGGATATAACTGCATCTTGGAAGCGACCCTGTAG
- a CDS encoding ankyrin repeat domain-containing protein, with protein sequence MTEKNGSVKCPHCGDTNLFSGKESKIQCEFCGAFFSTSVEKTVNLTCPECAGEGKVKCPRCRGDGQAEIKCATCRGTGLNPLITWKDSPCVVCGGSKTELEPCSCGSGQVKCEFCSGRGRFGSAGELQERLSEKKAASTIREKEKERRSSREFLLLGVFGMVTIIIIVFALLGSSANIHNAVYSGDRQKVAALIEKDPSLVNKRDDLSKTPLHKAAEQGFTSIAEYLLSKGADIDARDSFGKTPLDYARAGDNTELIRLLESAKSSRSGPSR encoded by the coding sequence ATGACCGAAAAAAATGGCTCGGTAAAATGCCCCCACTGCGGCGACACGAACCTCTTCTCCGGGAAGGAGAGCAAGATACAGTGCGAGTTCTGCGGCGCATTCTTTTCCACTTCCGTGGAGAAAACCGTTAATCTGACCTGCCCCGAGTGCGCAGGTGAGGGAAAAGTGAAATGTCCCCGCTGCCGGGGCGATGGTCAGGCAGAAATCAAGTGCGCAACCTGCAGGGGAACAGGCTTGAATCCCCTCATCACCTGGAAGGACTCGCCCTGCGTGGTGTGCGGGGGAAGTAAAACCGAGCTGGAGCCATGCAGCTGCGGCAGCGGCCAGGTGAAATGTGAGTTCTGCTCGGGCCGCGGGAGATTCGGCAGTGCCGGGGAATTGCAGGAGAGGCTCAGTGAGAAGAAGGCTGCCAGCACGATAAGGGAGAAGGAAAAGGAGAGACGCTCCTCCAGGGAGTTCCTCCTTCTCGGCGTGTTCGGCATGGTCACCATTATCATCATTGTCTTCGCCCTTCTCGGCTCATCGGCCAATATCCATAACGCCGTCTATTCAGGCGACAGGCAGAAGGTGGCAGCCCTCATAGAAAAGGACCCCTCCCTTGTCAACAAGAGGGATGACCTCTCAAAGACGCCACTTCACAAGGCAGCTGAGCAGGGATTCACCTCCATTGCCGAGTACCTGCTCTCAAAAGGGGCCGATATTGATGCCAGAGACAGCTTCGGGAAAACCCCCCTCGACTACGCGAGAGCGGGAGATAACACAGAGCTTATCAGGCTCCTTGAGTCAGCAAAGAGCTCCAGATCAGGGCCGTCCCGCTGA